One genomic region from Streptomyces sp. NBC_01431 encodes:
- a CDS encoding pyruvate dehydrogenase, which produces MAKQNVAEQFVDILTRAGVKRLYGVVGDSLNPVVDAIRRNSAIDWIQVRHEEVAAFAAGAEAQLTGKLAACAGSCGPGNLHLINGLYDAHRSMAPVLALASHIPSSEIGLGYFQETHPDQLFRECSHYSELISSPKQMPRVLQTAIQHAIGRGGVSVLTLPGDIASEAAPDKAIDHALVTSLPSVRPGDSEIDKLAALIDHAKRVTLFCGSGTAGAHAEVMAFAERIKSPVGHALRGKEWIQYDNKFDVGMSGLLGYGAAYEATHECDLLILLGTDFPYNAFLPDDVKIVQVDVRPEHLGRRSKLDLAVWGDVKETLRCLTPRVRAKTDRRFLDKMLKKHADALEGVVKAYTRKVDKHVPIHPEYVASVLDELADDDAVFTVDTGMCNVWAARYISPNGRRRIIGSFSHGSMANALPQAIGAQFIDRRRQVISMSGDGGFSMLMGDFLTLVQYELPVKIVLFNNSSLGMVELEMLVAGLPSYGTTNRKTDFAAIARAAGAYGVRVEKPKQLAGALKDAFRHKDPALVDIVTDPNALSIPPKISAEMVSGFALSASKMVLDGGVGRMLQMARSNLRNVPRP; this is translated from the coding sequence ATGGCCAAGCAGAACGTTGCAGAGCAGTTCGTCGACATCCTCACCCGCGCGGGCGTGAAGCGGCTGTACGGGGTCGTCGGCGACAGCCTGAATCCCGTCGTCGACGCCATCCGCCGCAACTCCGCCATCGACTGGATCCAGGTCAGGCACGAGGAGGTCGCCGCCTTCGCGGCCGGCGCGGAGGCCCAGCTCACCGGGAAGCTGGCGGCGTGCGCCGGGTCCTGCGGGCCGGGCAACCTCCACCTCATCAACGGCCTGTACGACGCCCACCGCTCGATGGCCCCCGTCCTCGCCCTCGCCTCCCACATCCCGTCCTCGGAGATCGGCCTCGGCTACTTCCAGGAGACCCACCCCGACCAGCTGTTCCGCGAGTGCTCCCACTACAGCGAGCTGATCTCCAGCCCCAAGCAGATGCCCCGCGTGCTCCAGACGGCGATCCAGCACGCGATCGGCCGCGGCGGCGTCAGCGTCCTCACGCTGCCCGGCGACATCGCATCCGAAGCCGCCCCCGACAAGGCGATCGACCACGCCCTGGTCACCTCCCTGCCCTCGGTGCGCCCCGGCGACAGCGAGATCGACAAGCTCGCGGCCCTCATCGACCACGCGAAGCGGGTCACCCTGTTCTGCGGCAGCGGCACCGCCGGGGCGCACGCCGAGGTGATGGCGTTCGCCGAGCGGATCAAGTCGCCCGTCGGACACGCCCTGCGCGGCAAGGAATGGATTCAGTACGACAACAAGTTCGACGTCGGGATGAGCGGCCTTCTCGGGTACGGCGCCGCCTACGAGGCGACCCACGAGTGCGACCTGCTGATCCTGCTCGGCACCGACTTCCCCTACAACGCCTTCCTGCCCGACGACGTCAAGATCGTTCAGGTCGACGTGCGTCCCGAACACCTGGGCCGCCGCTCGAAGCTGGACCTCGCGGTGTGGGGCGACGTGAAGGAGACCCTGCGCTGTCTGACACCGCGCGTGCGGGCCAAGACCGACCGGCGGTTTTTGGACAAGATGCTGAAGAAGCACGCGGACGCGCTGGAGGGCGTCGTCAAGGCGTACACCCGCAAGGTGGACAAGCACGTCCCGATCCACCCCGAGTATGTCGCCTCCGTCCTGGACGAACTGGCCGACGACGACGCGGTGTTCACCGTCGACACCGGCATGTGCAATGTCTGGGCGGCCCGCTACATCTCGCCCAACGGCAGGCGCCGGATCATTGGATCGTTCAGTCACGGCTCGATGGCCAACGCCCTGCCGCAGGCCATCGGGGCCCAGTTCATCGACCGTCGGCGCCAGGTGATCTCGATGTCCGGCGACGGCGGGTTCTCCATGCTGATGGGCGACTTCCTCACCCTGGTGCAGTACGAGCTGCCCGTGAAGATCGTGCTGTTCAACAACTCCTCTTTGGGAATGGTGGAGTTGGAGATGCTGGTCGCGGGTCTGCCCTCGTACGGCACGACCAACCGCAAGACCGACTTCGCGGCGATCGCCCGCGCGGCGGGGGCCTACGGGGTGCGGGTGGAGAAGCCCAAGCAGCTCGCGGGCGCCCTCAAGGACGCCTTCAGGCACAAGGATCCGGCGCTCGTCGACATCGTCACCGACCCCAACGCGCTCTCGATCCCGCCGAAGATCAGCGCCGAGATGGTGTCGGGCTTCGCCCTGTCCGCCAGCAAGATGGTCCTGGACGGAGGGGTGGGCCGCATGCTCCAGATGGCCCGCTCCAACCTCCGCAACGTGCCCAGGCCATGA
- a CDS encoding PPOX class F420-dependent oxidoreductase, which yields MTEFSEAERAYLKSQRLGRLATVDAKGQPQANPVGFFPQDDGTILIGGHALGTTKKWRNLQGNPRAALVVDDVVSVQPWKVRGVEIRGEAELLTGPHELGPHFSEELIRVHPRKIHSWGLE from the coding sequence ATGACCGAATTCAGCGAGGCCGAGCGCGCGTACCTCAAGAGCCAGCGGCTCGGCCGGCTGGCCACCGTTGACGCCAAGGGCCAGCCGCAGGCCAACCCCGTCGGGTTCTTCCCGCAGGACGACGGGACGATCCTCATCGGCGGCCACGCGCTCGGCACCACGAAGAAGTGGCGCAACCTCCAGGGCAACCCGAGGGCCGCCCTGGTGGTCGACGACGTGGTGAGCGTGCAGCCGTGGAAGGTGCGGGGTGTCGAAATCCGCGGCGAGGCCGAACTCCTCACCGGGCCCCACGAGTTGGGCCCGCACTTCAGCGAGGAGCTGATCCGCGTCCACCCGCGCAAGATCCACAGCTGGGGTCTTGAGTAG
- the asnB gene encoding asparagine synthase (glutamine-hydrolyzing), with product MCGITGWISFDRDLRAERDTLDAMTETMDCRGPDDRGVWAVGPAALGHRRLAIIDLPGGRQPMTVEAGGKTVALVYSGEAYNFTELRAELAARGHRFTTDSDTEVVLHGYLEWGESVAERLNGMYAFAIWDERVQRLVMIRDRMGIKPFYYYETADGVLFGSEPKAILANPLARRSVSLDGLRELFTLVKTPGHAVWDGMKEVEPGTVVTLDRGGLRTHTYWTLETRPHPDDRETSIAHVRELLDDIVRRQLVADVPRCMLLSGGLDSSALTALAARQLGEVGEQVRSFAVDFVGQTENFVADELRATPDTPYVHDVARGSGTVHQDIVLDAQSLADPEVRAKVIRARDTPMGFGDMDASLYLLFKAIREHSTVALSGESADEVFGGYKQFFDEEARSADTFPWLVKFAEQFGDDSGLLRPDLAAALNVPAYIKDSYDTAVAAIQRLDGESDFEYRMRRISHLHLTRFVRVLLDRKDRASMAVGLEVRVPFCDHRLVEYVYNAPWSVKSFDGREKSLLREAAKDVIPQSVYDRVKSPYPSTQDPKYAVALQGHAKDLLARPSHPVFDLIDRDGLRRAAEVSAPQIHQASRRGLERALDLAIWLDLYKPEVKLA from the coding sequence ATGTGTGGCATCACCGGCTGGATCTCCTTCGACCGTGACCTGCGCGCCGAGCGGGACACCTTGGACGCGATGACCGAGACGATGGATTGCCGGGGCCCCGACGACCGGGGCGTCTGGGCCGTCGGACCGGCCGCTCTCGGCCACCGCAGGCTCGCGATCATCGACCTTCCCGGCGGCCGCCAGCCCATGACCGTCGAGGCCGGCGGCAAGACCGTCGCCCTCGTCTACTCGGGCGAGGCCTACAACTTCACCGAGCTCCGGGCCGAACTGGCCGCCCGGGGCCACCGGTTCACCACCGACTCCGACACCGAGGTCGTCCTGCACGGCTACCTCGAATGGGGCGAGTCCGTCGCCGAGCGCCTCAACGGCATGTACGCCTTCGCGATATGGGACGAGCGCGTCCAGCGCCTGGTCATGATCCGCGACCGCATGGGCATCAAGCCCTTCTACTACTACGAGACCGCCGACGGCGTGCTCTTCGGCTCCGAGCCCAAGGCGATCCTCGCCAACCCGCTGGCCCGCCGCTCCGTCTCGCTCGACGGCCTGCGCGAGCTGTTCACCCTGGTCAAGACGCCCGGCCACGCCGTGTGGGACGGAATGAAGGAGGTCGAGCCCGGCACCGTCGTCACCCTTGACCGGGGCGGCCTGCGCACCCACACCTACTGGACCCTGGAAACCCGCCCCCACCCCGACGACCGCGAAACCAGCATCGCCCACGTCCGCGAACTGCTCGACGACATCGTCCGGCGCCAGCTCGTCGCCGACGTGCCGCGCTGCATGCTGCTCTCCGGCGGCCTCGACTCCTCGGCGCTGACCGCGCTCGCCGCCCGCCAGCTCGGCGAGGTGGGCGAGCAAGTACGCAGCTTCGCCGTGGACTTCGTCGGTCAGACCGAGAACTTCGTCGCCGACGAGCTGCGCGCCACCCCCGACACCCCCTACGTCCACGACGTGGCCCGCGGCTCGGGCACCGTCCACCAGGACATCGTCCTGGACGCCCAGTCGCTCGCCGACCCCGAGGTGCGGGCCAAGGTCATCCGGGCCCGCGACACCCCCATGGGCTTCGGCGACATGGACGCCTCGCTCTACCTGCTGTTCAAGGCGATCCGCGAACACTCCACGGTCGCCCTGTCCGGCGAGTCCGCGGACGAGGTGTTCGGCGGCTACAAGCAGTTCTTCGACGAGGAGGCCCGGAGCGCCGACACCTTCCCCTGGCTCGTCAAGTTCGCCGAGCAGTTCGGCGACGACTCCGGCCTGCTGCGCCCCGACCTCGCGGCCGCGCTGAACGTTCCCGCCTACATCAAGGACTCGTACGACACCGCGGTCGCCGCGATCCAACGCCTCGACGGCGAGAGCGACTTCGAGTACCGGATGCGCAGGATCAGCCACCTCCACCTCACCCGCTTCGTCCGCGTCCTGCTCGACCGCAAGGACCGCGCGAGCATGGCCGTCGGGCTCGAAGTGCGGGTACCGTTCTGCGACCACCGGCTCGTCGAGTACGTGTACAACGCGCCCTGGTCGGTGAAGTCCTTCGACGGCCGTGAGAAGAGCCTGCTGCGCGAGGCGGCCAAGGACGTCATCCCGCAGTCCGTGTACGACCGGGTGAAGAGCCCCTACCCGTCCACCCAGGACCCGAAGTACGCCGTCGCCCTCCAGGGCCACGCCAAGGACCTGCTGGCCCGGCCCTCCCACCCGGTCTTCGACCTCATCGACCGCGACGGCCTGCGCCGGGCCGCCGAGGTGAGCGCCCCGCAGATCCACCAGGCCTCGCGGCGCGGTCTGGAGCGCGCGCTGGACCTGGCGATCTGGCTGGACCTGTACAAGCCGGAGGTGAAACTGGCGTAG
- a CDS encoding calcium:proton antiporter codes for MIRLARLPLDRWSALVPLLAVVLLALTWGRSLPAVLVALVACFLAGSVLAAVHHAEVVAHRVGEPFGSLVLAVAVTVIEVALIVTLMSGGGVKSATLARDTVFAAVMITCNGIVGLCLLIGALRRRLAVFNAEGTVTAFATVTTLAGLSLALPTFTTSKPGPEFSPAQLIFAAIASVFLYGLFVATQTVRHRDYFLPVTQLGEVMRDDKHANPPSARTAWTGVALLGVALVAVVGLAKGVSPTIESGVVAAGLPVSVVGVVIALLVLLPETIAAVRAARRDRVQTSLNLALGSAMASIGLTIPVVSLASVWLSGPLVLGLGASHMVLLALTVAVGILTVVPGRATLMQGGVHLSLFAAYIVLAVSP; via the coding sequence GGCGTTCGCTGCCCGCCGTACTCGTCGCGCTCGTCGCCTGCTTCCTGGCCGGTTCGGTGCTCGCCGCGGTGCACCACGCGGAGGTGGTCGCGCACCGGGTGGGCGAGCCGTTCGGCTCGCTCGTGCTCGCGGTAGCGGTGACGGTCATCGAGGTCGCGCTGATCGTCACCCTGATGTCGGGCGGCGGCGTCAAGAGCGCCACCCTCGCCCGCGACACCGTCTTCGCCGCCGTGATGATCACCTGCAACGGCATCGTCGGGCTGTGCCTACTGATCGGCGCCCTGCGCCGCAGGCTCGCCGTGTTCAACGCCGAGGGCACCGTCACCGCCTTCGCTACGGTCACCACGCTCGCCGGCCTCAGCCTCGCCCTGCCGACCTTCACGACCAGCAAGCCAGGCCCCGAGTTCTCGCCGGCGCAGCTGATCTTCGCCGCGATCGCCTCGGTGTTCCTGTACGGGCTCTTCGTCGCCACCCAGACCGTGCGCCACCGCGACTACTTCCTGCCGGTCACCCAGCTGGGCGAGGTGATGCGGGACGACAAGCACGCCAACCCGCCCTCCGCGCGCACCGCCTGGACCGGCGTCGCCCTGCTCGGCGTCGCGCTCGTCGCCGTGGTGGGCCTCGCCAAAGGCGTCTCGCCGACCATCGAGAGCGGGGTCGTCGCGGCCGGGCTGCCCGTCTCCGTGGTGGGCGTCGTGATCGCTCTGCTCGTGCTGCTGCCCGAGACCATCGCCGCGGTACGGGCCGCCCGCCGAGACCGTGTACAGACCAGCCTGAACCTCGCACTCGGCTCGGCCATGGCCAGCATCGGCCTGACCATCCCCGTGGTCTCCCTCGCGTCCGTCTGGCTTTCGGGGCCACTGGTGCTCGGCCTCGGCGCGAGCCACATGGTGCTGCTCGCGCTGACCGTCGCGGTCGGCATCCTCACCGTCGTGCCGGGCCGCGCCACCCTGATGCAGGGCGGTGTGCACCTCTCGCTGTTCGCCGCGTACATCGTGCTCGCGGTCAGCCCGTAG
- a CDS encoding helix-turn-helix domain-containing protein has product MLRAIGLDETRESAYRALVAVGAADVADLAHRLSLPESETERALRGLERQGLAARSSARGGRWVAAPPRVALGALLTQQRHELEQAELAAALLAEEYRAEAAEPAVHDLVEVVTGASAVAQRFHQLRLSATDEVCALVTGGPGAVTGMDDEAEERASIRGVSHRMVIEREVLSLPAGIAELSAALRRDERVRTVERVPTELVIADRSLAMVPLTGPDTEPAALVVHASGLLESLMALFETVWKDALPLRLGGGGRGIVEEGLGPDGTDLEILSLLLAGMTDASVAKQLELGLRTVQRRVKGLMGLTGVTTRLQLGWHAYERGWVARRPGR; this is encoded by the coding sequence GTGCTGAGAGCGATAGGTCTCGACGAGACGCGGGAGTCGGCGTACCGCGCCCTGGTCGCGGTGGGCGCGGCCGACGTGGCGGACCTCGCGCACCGGCTCTCGCTGCCCGAGAGCGAGACCGAGCGCGCGCTGCGCGGCCTGGAGCGGCAGGGCCTGGCCGCCCGGTCCTCGGCACGCGGCGGGCGCTGGGTGGCGGCCCCGCCCCGGGTGGCGCTGGGCGCGCTGCTCACCCAGCAGCGCCACGAGCTGGAGCAGGCGGAGCTGGCGGCGGCCCTGCTCGCCGAGGAGTACCGGGCCGAGGCCGCCGAGCCGGCCGTGCACGACCTGGTCGAGGTGGTGACCGGCGCGAGCGCGGTCGCGCAGCGCTTCCACCAGTTGCGCCTGAGCGCCACCGATGAGGTGTGCGCCCTGGTCACCGGCGGGCCCGGGGCGGTGACCGGCATGGACGACGAGGCCGAGGAGCGGGCCTCGATCCGCGGGGTGAGCCACCGGATGGTGATCGAGCGCGAGGTGCTCTCGCTGCCAGCCGGAATCGCCGAGCTGTCCGCCGCGCTGCGCCGGGACGAGCGGGTGCGGACGGTGGAGCGGGTGCCGACCGAGCTCGTCATCGCGGACCGCAGCCTCGCGATGGTGCCGCTGACCGGGCCGGACACCGAACCGGCGGCGCTGGTGGTGCACGCGAGCGGGCTGCTCGAATCCCTGATGGCCCTGTTCGAGACGGTGTGGAAGGACGCGCTGCCGCTGCGGCTCGGCGGCGGGGGCCGGGGCATCGTCGAGGAGGGACTGGGGCCGGACGGGACCGACCTGGAGATCCTGTCGCTGCTGCTCGCCGGGATGACGGACGCCAGCGTCGCCAAACAGCTGGAACTGGGGCTGCGGACCGTGCAGCGCCGGGTCAAGGGCCTGATGGGGCTGACCGGCGTGACGACCCGGCTCCAGCTCGGCTGGCACGCCTACGAGCGCGGCTGGGTGGCCCGCCGACCGGGCCGGTAA
- a CDS encoding protein phosphatase 2C domain-containing protein — MSQQGERPPSGDDWWSRLYDESAPDAGPGGSGESLDDRFNSASHTVSSNVPESGPPPDAPPEPRAPRAWWESVPDAPPPPTAPALLEGWTEERETPHAVGERSAGRSGSSPVEAGRDLGGGRAPRTPSATGPVTAPPAPAEPETAPDETFTPLPGPRTGHVGDGPPTYDAEPTALPTAHPHTLDDLVADTVLDGARYGSYVLRAASCRGDSARYRGEPRRDALLTARFGTGDNALVLVAVASGARATHAAHLAAADACRWIGGAIGRSHHRLAEDIRAARRGDLKSGLHRLTDRSYGMLRARAAELGAEPEEYTADLRCLLLSADPGCRTRVFFGVGHGGLFRLRDGVWQDIEPAVPEPGAVSGEPVVGFGSPPAQTPRGDHLTMDLGTVEPARPYIDPPPPPGEPFRFRASVARPGDTLLLCSGGLAEPLLGEPALAKELAERWARPEPPGLASFLADVQLRVKGYADDRTAVAVWEA; from the coding sequence ATGAGCCAGCAGGGGGAGAGGCCGCCTTCGGGCGACGACTGGTGGAGCCGGCTGTACGACGAGTCGGCACCGGACGCCGGTCCCGGCGGTTCGGGCGAAAGCCTCGACGACCGCTTCAACTCGGCGTCGCACACGGTGAGTTCGAACGTTCCGGAGAGCGGGCCGCCACCTGATGCCCCACCCGAACCACGTGCCCCCAGGGCCTGGTGGGAATCCGTGCCGGACGCTCCACCCCCGCCCACCGCCCCAGCGCTTTTGGAGGGCTGGACCGAGGAGCGGGAAACCCCCCACGCGGTGGGCGAACGTTCCGCCGGGCGATCGGGGTCTTCGCCGGTGGAGGCGGGCCGAGACCTCGGGGGAGGGCGGGCACCACGAACCCCGTCGGCCACGGGTCCGGTCACCGCTCCGCCTGCCCCCGCGGAACCGGAAACCGCCCCCGACGAGACCTTCACCCCCCTCCCCGGGCCCCGCACGGGCCATGTGGGCGACGGCCCGCCCACCTACGACGCCGAACCCACCGCACTCCCCACCGCCCACCCCCACACCCTCGACGACCTCGTGGCCGACACCGTCCTGGACGGCGCCCGCTACGGCTCGTACGTGCTGCGGGCGGCCTCCTGTCGGGGCGACTCCGCCCGCTACCGCGGCGAACCGCGCCGCGACGCCCTGCTCACCGCCCGGTTCGGCACCGGCGACAACGCCCTTGTCCTGGTGGCCGTCGCCAGCGGCGCCCGAGCCACCCACGCCGCACACCTCGCCGCCGCCGACGCCTGCCGCTGGATCGGCGGCGCCATCGGCCGCAGCCACCACCGGCTCGCCGAGGACATCAGGGCGGCCCGCAGAGGCGACCTCAAGTCCGGCCTTCACCGCCTCACCGACCGCAGTTACGGCATGCTGCGGGCCCGCGCCGCCGAGCTCGGCGCCGAGCCCGAGGAGTACACCGCGGACCTGCGCTGCCTGCTGCTCTCCGCCGACCCCGGCTGCCGCACCCGGGTGTTCTTCGGCGTCGGGCACGGCGGACTCTTCCGGCTGCGCGACGGCGTCTGGCAGGACATCGAGCCCGCCGTGCCCGAGCCGGGAGCCGTGTCGGGGGAGCCCGTCGTCGGCTTCGGCTCGCCCCCCGCCCAGACCCCGCGGGGCGACCACCTGACCATGGACCTGGGTACCGTCGAGCCCGCACGCCCCTACATCGACCCGCCCCCGCCGCCGGGCGAACCGTTCCGCTTCCGGGCCTCGGTGGCGCGCCCCGGTGACACTCTCCTGCTGTGCAGCGGCGGCCTCGCAGAACCCCTGCTCGGCGAGCCCGCCCTCGCCAAGGAACTGGCGGAGCGCTGGGCCCGCCCCGAGCCGCCGGGCCTCGCCTCGTTCCTCGCCGACGTACAGCTCAGGGTGAAGGGGTACGCCGACGACCGTACGGCTGTCGCAGTCTGGGAGGCGTAA
- a CDS encoding DUF456 domain-containing protein, whose translation MGVWQLLGVAAVMLMGLGGVLVPGVPGPAIVWAAVAWWALADTTGLAWGVLAGATGVLLLSQALKALLPPRRFKEAGVARRSVLTAGIAAVAGFFLLPVVGGIVGFVGGLYGAERLRLGSHGDGWASARTVLRAGGYSVMAELFACLLVVGAWAGAMIWG comes from the coding sequence ATGGGCGTGTGGCAGCTGCTCGGGGTCGCCGCGGTGATGCTGATGGGCCTGGGCGGGGTGCTGGTCCCCGGCGTCCCCGGCCCGGCGATCGTGTGGGCCGCCGTCGCGTGGTGGGCCCTGGCCGACACCACGGGCCTGGCCTGGGGCGTCCTGGCCGGCGCCACCGGCGTGCTCCTGCTGAGCCAGGCCCTCAAGGCGCTGCTGCCGCCGCGCCGCTTCAAGGAGGCCGGGGTGGCCAGAAGGTCGGTGCTGACCGCGGGAATCGCCGCGGTCGCCGGGTTCTTCCTGCTGCCGGTGGTGGGCGGCATCGTGGGGTTCGTCGGTGGCCTCTACGGCGCGGAACGGCTCCGTCTCGGCAGCCACGGCGACGGCTGGGCCTCGGCCCGTACGGTGCTGCGGGCGGGCGGCTACTCGGTGATGGCCGAGCTCTTCGCCTGCCTCCTGGTGGTGGGGGCGTGGGCGGGCGCGATGATCTGGGGCTGA